The Yersinia intermedia genome window below encodes:
- the prlC gene encoding oligopeptidase A has product MTNPLLTPFSLPPFSAIRPEDIVPAVKSALDECRQAVERVVAQPGPFTWDNLCQPLAESDDRLSRIWSPIGHLNSVKNSPELRTAYEQSLPLLSEYGTWVGQHKGLYQAYVSLKEGPGFDALTAPQRKAVENALRDFQLSGIGLQPDQQKRYGEIVARLSELGSTYSNNVLDATMGWSKLITEVNQLQGLPESALAAAKAMAEAKEQDGWLLTLDMPSYLPVLTYADNAKLREEMYRAFATRASDQGPNAGKWDNSEIMAEILTLRHELAQLLGFGSYADKSLATKMAESPQQVLGFLNDLAKRARPQAEEELAQLRAFAEKHYGVNELAAWDITYYSEKQKQHLFSISDEQLRPYFPEQRVVEGLFEVVKRIYGISAKERRDVDTWHPDVRFFELFDASGELRGSFYLDLYAREHKRGGAWMDDCVGSLRLANGQLQKPVAYLTCNFNGPVGGKPALFTHNEVTTLFHEFGHGLHHMLTKIDTAGVSGINGVPWDAVELPSQFMENWCWEPEALAFISGHYQTHEPLPQEMLDKLLAAKNYQAALFILRQLEFGLFDFRMHYEFDPLTGAQILPILYEVKKQVAVVPSPTWGRFPHAFSHIFAGGYAAGYYSYLWAEVLSADAFSRFEEEGIFNAATGQSFLDNILSRGGSEEPMTLFKRFRGREPQLDAMLRHYGIKG; this is encoded by the coding sequence ATGACAAATCCGCTGTTGACCCCGTTCTCCCTGCCGCCATTTTCTGCGATTCGCCCCGAAGATATCGTGCCTGCGGTGAAATCCGCGCTGGATGAATGCCGTCAAGCGGTGGAGCGGGTAGTTGCCCAGCCAGGACCTTTCACTTGGGATAACCTGTGCCAGCCATTGGCTGAGTCTGACGATCGCTTATCGCGTATCTGGTCGCCTATCGGGCATTTAAATTCGGTCAAAAATAGCCCAGAACTGCGCACTGCATATGAACAAAGCCTGCCATTGCTGTCGGAATACGGTACTTGGGTGGGTCAACATAAAGGTTTGTATCAGGCCTATGTCAGCCTGAAAGAAGGCCCGGGGTTTGATGCATTGACAGCCCCACAGCGCAAAGCGGTAGAGAATGCGCTGCGCGATTTCCAGTTATCCGGTATCGGTTTACAACCCGATCAGCAGAAACGTTATGGCGAAATTGTCGCCCGCTTATCTGAGCTGGGTTCCACTTACAGCAATAACGTGCTCGATGCCACTATGGGCTGGAGCAAGTTAATTACTGAGGTTAACCAACTGCAGGGCTTGCCAGAAAGTGCCCTGGCTGCGGCTAAAGCTATGGCTGAAGCCAAAGAGCAGGATGGCTGGTTGCTGACGCTGGATATGCCAAGTTACCTGCCGGTTCTGACCTATGCTGATAACGCTAAATTGCGCGAAGAGATGTACCGCGCCTTCGCGACCCGCGCCTCTGATCAGGGGCCAAATGCCGGTAAGTGGGATAACAGTGAAATCATGGCGGAAATTCTGACATTGCGCCATGAGTTGGCACAACTGTTAGGTTTTGGCAGCTATGCCGATAAATCGCTGGCGACCAAAATGGCAGAAAGCCCGCAACAGGTGCTTGGTTTCCTAAACGATTTGGCGAAGCGCGCTCGCCCGCAGGCTGAAGAAGAGCTGGCGCAATTACGTGCTTTTGCTGAGAAACACTACGGCGTCAATGAGTTGGCTGCCTGGGATATCACCTATTATTCAGAGAAACAGAAGCAGCATCTGTTCTCCATCAGTGACGAGCAATTGCGACCTTACTTCCCGGAACAGCGGGTGGTAGAAGGGTTATTCGAAGTCGTTAAACGTATTTACGGTATTAGCGCCAAAGAGCGCCGCGATGTGGATACCTGGCATCCAGATGTGCGGTTCTTCGAACTCTTTGATGCCAGCGGTGAACTGCGCGGCAGCTTCTATCTTGACTTGTACGCCCGTGAGCACAAACGTGGCGGTGCCTGGATGGATGATTGTGTTGGTAGCCTGCGTCTGGCGAATGGCCAATTGCAAAAACCCGTCGCTTATCTGACTTGTAACTTTAATGGGCCAGTCGGCGGTAAACCGGCGCTGTTCACCCATAACGAAGTCACCACCTTGTTCCATGAGTTCGGCCATGGTCTGCATCATATGCTGACCAAAATTGATACTGCCGGTGTATCGGGCATCAATGGTGTCCCTTGGGATGCGGTCGAATTGCCGAGCCAGTTTATGGAGAACTGGTGCTGGGAGCCGGAGGCGCTGGCGTTTATTTCCGGCCATTACCAGACGCACGAGCCATTACCGCAAGAGATGCTGGATAAACTGCTGGCGGCCAAAAACTATCAGGCGGCGTTATTTATTCTGCGTCAATTAGAGTTCGGCCTGTTCGATTTCCGCATGCATTATGAGTTCGATCCACTGACTGGTGCACAGATCCTGCCGATCCTGTATGAAGTGAAAAAGCAGGTGGCAGTGGTACCGTCACCAACATGGGGCCGTTTCCCACATGCTTTTAGCCATATCTTTGCTGGTGGCTATGCGGCGGGTTACTACAGCTATTTGTGGGCAGAAGTGCTCTCGGCAGATGCGTTCTCGCGTTTCGAAGAAGAGGGGATTTTCAATGCTGCCACCGGGCAGTCCTTCCTCGATAATATTCTGTCCCGTGGCGGTTCTGAAGAGCCTATGACGCTGTTCAAGCGCTTCCGTGGCCGTGAGCCGCAGTTGGATGCTATGCTGCGCCATTACGGTATTAAGGGCTAG